A genomic segment from Propionibacteriaceae bacterium ZF39 encodes:
- a CDS encoding flavin reductase: protein MSIDPQLYRETLGHYPTGVALVTAIAEDGKPYGMIVGSFTSLSMDPPLVTFMPMRSSFTYTQIKSATSFCVNVLAADQLDLCRQFASKAEDKFAGVEWEPTPSGAPKLAGAVSWIDCTFENELDGGDHVIVVGRITDLGVQRPVHPLLFFQGGYGRFSPVFLVSAQAGLVTAALASERTRATFAELANRLKVDVSIMAEAGRFAAVVATANGSEQRGRTSVGMQFPLIPPLGAVFFTDRSEAEVEEWMSRARGADDEARGRILECLERVRQRGFSLSLRADAETEAELGRGAREWGEGELTPSRMRELLKLQGEALSLYEPDLVDDEEYDVRAIVAPVPVPAGHVPLVVRMANPTGSVPGATVKQWGAELKACAQDIAARLSEVAQDEFNGGTK from the coding sequence ATGAGCATCGATCCGCAGCTCTACCGAGAAACCCTCGGGCACTACCCGACCGGTGTGGCGCTCGTGACCGCCATCGCGGAGGACGGCAAGCCCTACGGCATGATCGTGGGTTCGTTCACGTCGTTGTCGATGGATCCGCCGTTGGTGACGTTCATGCCGATGCGCAGCTCCTTCACCTACACCCAGATCAAGTCGGCGACCTCGTTCTGCGTCAACGTCCTGGCCGCCGACCAGCTCGACCTGTGCCGCCAGTTCGCGTCGAAGGCCGAGGACAAGTTCGCGGGGGTGGAATGGGAGCCGACCCCGTCGGGCGCCCCGAAGCTCGCGGGCGCGGTGTCCTGGATCGACTGCACCTTCGAGAACGAGCTCGACGGTGGCGACCATGTCATCGTGGTCGGCCGGATCACCGACCTGGGCGTCCAGCGCCCGGTGCATCCGCTGTTGTTCTTCCAGGGCGGCTACGGCCGGTTCTCCCCGGTGTTCCTGGTCTCGGCCCAGGCCGGTCTGGTCACGGCGGCTCTGGCCTCCGAGCGTACGCGGGCGACCTTCGCCGAACTCGCCAACCGCCTCAAGGTCGATGTGTCGATCATGGCCGAGGCCGGGCGCTTCGCGGCCGTGGTCGCGACGGCGAACGGTTCGGAACAGCGGGGGCGTACCAGCGTCGGCATGCAATTCCCGCTCATCCCGCCGCTCGGCGCCGTGTTCTTCACCGACCGCTCCGAGGCCGAGGTCGAGGAATGGATGTCCCGGGCGCGTGGCGCCGACGACGAGGCGCGCGGGCGGATTCTCGAGTGCCTCGAGCGCGTACGCCAGCGCGGATTCTCCCTGTCGTTGCGGGCCGATGCCGAGACGGAGGCCGAACTCGGCCGCGGGGCGCGCGAGTGGGGTGAGGGCGAGCTCACGCCCAGCCGGATGCGTGAACTGCTGAAGCTCCAGGGTGAGGCCCTGTCGCTCTATGAGCCCGATCTGGTCGACGACGAGGAATACGACGTCCGGGCGATCGTCGCCCCGGTGCCCGTGCCCGCCGGCCACGTTCCGCTGGTCGTACGCATGGCCAACCCGACCGGCTCCGTCCCGGGAGCCACCGTCAAGCAGTGGGGAGCAGAGCTCAAGGCCTGCGCCCAGGACATCGCGGCCCGGCTCAGCGAGGTCGCCCAGGACGAGTTCAACGGAGGAACCAAATGA
- a CDS encoding VOC family protein: protein MNARVISLAYLRMGAESLDKWVDFAERFFGAMVAEHSDDRLLLRLDHYTYRFDIRPAEIGGVQAVAWEVKGPRELAEIRGRVTDAGYEVSDLDADQIAERRISGGFTFRDPDDNYDLEIIWGLKSEVARFSSKLGAEFVAGDLGLGHLFQVVTSEETYAQLYFDIFGFHLSDHIDFPGAVGVFTHCNPRHHSFAFSENTARPPGIGHFMIETTELDIVGRTMDLVDEEGVKVVQTFGKHTNDKMVSLYFITPSDVAVEFGTGGILIDDETWRPVRYDAAHYWGHKRDN from the coding sequence ATGAATGCACGCGTGATCAGCCTGGCGTACCTGCGCATGGGCGCGGAGTCCCTCGACAAGTGGGTCGACTTCGCCGAACGCTTCTTCGGCGCCATGGTCGCCGAGCACAGCGATGACCGGCTGCTGCTGCGTCTGGACCACTACACCTATCGCTTCGATATCCGTCCGGCGGAGATCGGCGGTGTCCAGGCCGTGGCCTGGGAGGTCAAGGGCCCGCGCGAGCTGGCCGAGATCCGCGGCCGCGTCACCGACGCCGGCTATGAGGTCTCCGACCTCGATGCCGACCAGATCGCCGAGCGCCGCATCAGCGGCGGCTTCACCTTCCGCGATCCCGATGACAACTATGACCTCGAAATCATCTGGGGCCTGAAGTCCGAGGTCGCCCGCTTCTCGTCGAAGCTCGGCGCGGAGTTCGTCGCCGGTGACCTGGGCCTGGGCCACCTGTTCCAGGTGGTGACCAGCGAGGAGACCTACGCCCAGCTCTATTTCGACATCTTCGGCTTCCACCTGTCGGATCACATCGACTTCCCGGGTGCCGTCGGCGTGTTCACCCACTGCAATCCGCGCCATCACTCGTTCGCGTTCAGCGAGAACACCGCCCGTCCGCCGGGCATCGGCCACTTCATGATCGAGACCACGGAGCTCGACATCGTCGGTCGCACCATGGACCTGGTCGACGAGGAGGGCGTCAAGGTCGTCCAGACCTTCGGCAAGCACACCAACGACAAGATGGTCAGCCTTTATTTCATCACCCCGTCCGATGTCGCCGTCGAGTTCGGCACCGGCGGAATCCTCATCGACGACGAGACCTGGCGTCCGGTGCGCTACGACGCCGCCCATTACTGGGGCCACAAGCGCGACAACTGA
- a CDS encoding hydroxylase: protein MTRAMDDETRRVFEKIEEYASVWEETAAATEAEGHLTAESAAKVKETGVVRMLQPKEFGGMESHPVDYLKAVLEIGVRDGSAGWVAGVVGIHPHELAQGTRQLQEELWGEDPDTWIASPYMPGGRAIPVDGGYRFSGRWQFSSGTDHCTWVTIGGLICDADGKPVPGKAAHHFCLPREDYEIVEGSWEVMGLKGTGSKDLIVNDVFVPEHRVIDTEPVTDGAGSTDPARDTPLYRMPRNIMFSGAITGATLALAKGALMSFVDWTQSRTNRFGNASTDPFQLFALAAAGADIDASILVLLNDIERAYDKVAAGQQLSFSERAEIRRNQVRASHRAAAAANDVFKVAGGSQLHLSNPMQRRWRDSQAALHHIQNQEAPLYHAYGLDLFGHEVKTAVKI from the coding sequence ATGACTCGCGCAATGGACGACGAGACCCGCCGCGTTTTCGAGAAGATCGAGGAGTACGCCTCGGTCTGGGAAGAGACCGCCGCCGCCACCGAGGCCGAGGGCCACCTGACCGCCGAATCGGCGGCCAAGGTCAAGGAAACCGGCGTCGTCCGGATGCTCCAGCCGAAGGAATTCGGTGGCATGGAATCCCACCCGGTCGACTACCTGAAGGCCGTGCTCGAGATCGGCGTCCGGGACGGTTCGGCCGGCTGGGTCGCCGGCGTCGTCGGCATCCACCCCCACGAGCTCGCCCAGGGCACCCGCCAGCTGCAGGAAGAACTGTGGGGCGAGGATCCGGACACCTGGATCGCGTCCCCCTACATGCCGGGCGGCCGGGCGATCCCGGTCGACGGCGGCTACCGGTTCAGCGGGCGCTGGCAGTTCTCCTCCGGCACCGACCACTGCACCTGGGTCACCATCGGTGGCCTCATCTGTGACGCCGACGGCAAGCCGGTCCCCGGCAAGGCGGCTCATCACTTCTGCCTGCCGCGCGAGGACTACGAGATCGTCGAGGGCAGCTGGGAGGTCATGGGCCTCAAGGGCACCGGCTCGAAGGACCTCATCGTCAACGATGTGTTCGTGCCGGAGCACCGCGTCATCGACACCGAGCCCGTCACCGACGGAGCCGGCTCGACCGACCCTGCTCGCGACACCCCGCTCTATCGCATGCCGCGCAACATCATGTTCTCCGGCGCGATCACGGGTGCGACTCTGGCTCTCGCCAAGGGCGCGCTGATGTCGTTCGTCGACTGGACCCAGTCGCGCACCAACCGGTTCGGCAACGCCAGCACGGACCCGTTCCAGCTCTTCGCGCTGGCTGCCGCCGGGGCCGATATCGATGCCAGCATCCTGGTGCTGCTCAATGACATCGAGCGGGCGTACGACAAGGTGGCCGCGGGTCAACAGCTGTCCTTCTCCGAGCGTGCCGAGATCCGTCGCAACCAGGTGCGCGCGTCGCATCGCGCGGCCGCTGCCGCCAACGACGTGTTCAAGGTCGCGGGTGGCTCGCAGCTGCACCTCAGCAACCCGATGCAGCGCCGCTGGCGTGATTCGCAGGCCGCCCTGCACCACATCCAGAACCAGGAGGCGCCGCTTTATCACGCCTATGGCCTGGATCTCTTCGGCCACGAGGTCAAGACCGCGGTGAAGATCTGA
- a CDS encoding alpha/beta fold hydrolase → MSETQPSAAAELTAASTSRTVEIGGSRLHYHDAGEGPVLLCIHGGAPGAYGWGNFGDNVAALAEHFRVLVVDLPGYGQSEAIDLSAGRYSPMANRFIEMLDALGIDKAHVVGLATGGAVASLMAIRYADRVERLVLVSSAGGLPLFSVMPSEGQKHIQGYFKGEGPSPERMRKYLEVMLYDQSLLTDELVDDRYQASLVGAPAEAGPMEQVWSELHRIKAPTLVIWGRDNRVQGYDNALFMLNRIPDVEVHIFGKTGLLVPFERAERFNGLVREFCAG, encoded by the coding sequence ATGTCCGAAACGCAACCGTCGGCCGCCGCGGAACTCACCGCGGCGTCCACCTCGCGTACCGTCGAAATCGGCGGCAGCCGGTTGCACTACCACGATGCGGGGGAGGGCCCGGTCCTCCTCTGCATCCACGGTGGCGCCCCGGGGGCGTACGGCTGGGGCAACTTCGGCGACAACGTCGCCGCCCTCGCCGAGCACTTCCGCGTGCTCGTGGTCGACCTGCCGGGTTATGGGCAGTCCGAGGCCATCGACCTGTCGGCCGGACGCTATTCCCCGATGGCCAACCGGTTCATCGAGATGCTGGATGCGCTCGGGATCGACAAGGCTCACGTGGTCGGCCTCGCCACCGGCGGCGCGGTGGCCTCGCTGATGGCGATCAGGTACGCCGACCGGGTCGAAAGGCTCGTCCTCGTTTCATCCGCGGGTGGCCTGCCGCTGTTCTCCGTCATGCCGTCGGAGGGGCAGAAGCACATCCAGGGCTACTTCAAGGGCGAGGGCCCGAGCCCGGAGCGCATGCGGAAATACCTCGAGGTCATGCTCTATGACCAGTCCCTGCTGACCGACGAGCTCGTCGACGATCGCTATCAGGCGTCGCTGGTCGGGGCGCCGGCCGAGGCGGGGCCCATGGAGCAGGTCTGGAGCGAACTCCACCGCATCAAGGCCCCCACGTTGGTGATCTGGGGCCGGGACAACCGCGTCCAGGGCTATGACAACGCGCTCTTCATGCTGAACCGCATCCCCGATGTGGAGGTGCACATCTTCGGGAAGACGGGGCTGCTCGTCCCGTTCGAGCGGGCGGAACGGTTCAACGGACTCGTACGCGAGTTCTGCGCCGGCTGA
- the purF gene encoding amidophosphoribosyltransferase — protein MVRPDGRLTHELDPHDRGPQDACGVFGVFAPGEEVAKLTYFGLYALQHRGQESAGIAVTNGRQIMVFKDMGLVSQVFDEATLNSLNGHMAIGHARYSTTGASVWHNAQPTFRSTRDGGIALGHNGNLTNTDELEEWLAERGSSDEVEQSGRMDSTNDTSLITALMATFGDLDTEQAALEVLPRLRGAFCLVFMDNHTLYAARDPQGIRPLALGRLEHGWVVASETAALDIVGATYVRDVEPGEMVAIGEHGIRSRRFAEPNPKACLFEYVYLSRPDTLLNGRRVHNVRVKIGKLLAEEHPAEADLVIPTPESGTPAAIGYADQSGIPYGQGLVRNAYVGRTFIQPSQTIRQLGIRLKLNPLRDVVAGRRLVVVDDTIVRGNTQRQVVAMLRQAGAKEVHVRISAPPVEWPCFYGIDFATRSELLAPGMTVDEMCAAIGADSLGFLSLEGLVQVTHRPADHLCRACFDGEYPVPLPKPASREVQPMLEEDEDDD, from the coding sequence ATGGTGCGCCCGGACGGACGGCTGACCCACGAGTTGGACCCGCACGATCGCGGTCCCCAGGATGCCTGCGGGGTGTTCGGGGTCTTCGCGCCGGGGGAAGAGGTCGCCAAGCTGACCTACTTCGGCCTCTATGCGCTCCAGCACCGTGGCCAGGAATCCGCCGGCATCGCCGTCACCAATGGTCGTCAGATCATGGTGTTCAAGGACATGGGGCTGGTGTCCCAGGTCTTCGACGAGGCGACGCTCAACTCGCTCAACGGCCATATGGCGATCGGCCACGCGCGCTATTCGACGACCGGCGCGAGCGTGTGGCACAACGCGCAGCCCACCTTCCGGTCCACCCGCGACGGCGGCATCGCCCTCGGCCACAACGGCAACCTGACCAACACCGATGAGCTCGAGGAATGGCTCGCCGAGCGCGGCTCCAGCGATGAGGTCGAGCAGTCGGGCCGCATGGACTCGACGAACGACACCTCGCTCATCACCGCACTCATGGCGACGTTCGGCGACCTCGACACCGAACAGGCCGCCCTGGAGGTCCTGCCCCGCCTGCGCGGTGCGTTCTGCCTGGTGTTCATGGACAACCACACGCTGTACGCCGCGCGTGACCCGCAGGGCATCCGCCCCCTCGCGCTGGGCCGTCTCGAGCACGGCTGGGTCGTCGCCTCCGAGACCGCAGCGCTCGACATCGTGGGCGCCACCTATGTGCGTGACGTCGAACCCGGTGAAATGGTCGCGATCGGCGAGCACGGGATCCGCAGCCGGCGTTTCGCGGAGCCCAACCCGAAGGCCTGCCTCTTCGAATATGTCTATCTGTCCCGCCCGGACACGCTCCTCAACGGCCGCCGCGTCCACAACGTGCGCGTGAAGATCGGCAAACTCCTCGCCGAGGAGCATCCGGCCGAGGCGGATCTCGTCATTCCGACTCCCGAATCGGGTACGCCCGCGGCGATCGGGTACGCCGATCAGTCCGGCATCCCCTATGGGCAGGGCCTGGTGCGCAATGCCTACGTGGGGCGTACCTTCATCCAGCCCAGCCAGACCATCCGCCAGCTCGGCATCCGGCTCAAGCTCAACCCCCTGCGCGATGTGGTCGCCGGTCGGCGGCTGGTCGTCGTCGACGACACGATCGTGCGCGGCAACACCCAGCGCCAGGTCGTGGCGATGCTGCGCCAGGCGGGCGCCAAGGAAGTGCACGTCCGTATTTCCGCGCCGCCGGTCGAGTGGCCGTGCTTCTATGGCATCGACTTCGCGACCCGTTCGGAGCTGCTCGCCCCCGGCATGACCGTCGACGAGATGTGTGCCGCGATCGGGGCCGACTCGCTCGGTTTCCTGTCGCTCGAGGGCCTGGTCCAGGTCACCCACCGCCCGGCCGATCACCTGTGCCGGGCCTGTTTCGACGGGGAATATCCCGTGCCGCTGCCCAAGCCCGCGTCGCGCGAGGTGCAGCCCATGCTCGAGGAGGACGAGGACGATGACTGA
- the purM gene encoding phosphoribosylformylglycinamidine cyclo-ligase: MTEPQSAYARAGVDIEAGDRAVELMKASVAKTHRPEVLGGLGGFAGFFDASALAAYRHPVLATSTDGVGTKVAIAQAMGIYDTIGFDLIGMLVDDLVVVGAEPLFVTDYIACGKVHPERIAGIVRGIADACVVAGAALLGGETAEHPGLLGPDEFDVAGATTGVVEKERILGAQRIRPGDQLVAMASSGLHSNGYSLVRRILLADAGWELDRDVPELGRTLGEELLTPTRVYALDCLDLADTVEVHAMSHVTGGGLANNLARVLPETLGATIDRSTWAPAPIFDLVQQVGKVSQPDIEATLNMGVGMVAVVAAGAADEAVAHLGRRGVPAWILGEVTDTPGGNVEMKGQHAKG; this comes from the coding sequence ATGACTGAACCGCAGAGCGCCTACGCCCGCGCCGGCGTCGACATCGAAGCCGGTGACCGCGCGGTGGAGCTGATGAAGGCATCGGTCGCGAAGACCCACCGCCCCGAGGTGCTCGGCGGTCTCGGCGGTTTCGCCGGTTTCTTCGACGCGTCCGCCCTCGCGGCCTATCGCCATCCCGTCCTCGCGACCTCGACCGACGGCGTCGGCACCAAGGTCGCGATCGCGCAGGCGATGGGCATCTATGACACCATCGGCTTCGACCTGATCGGCATGCTCGTCGATGACCTCGTCGTGGTCGGCGCCGAGCCGCTGTTCGTCACCGACTACATCGCCTGCGGCAAGGTTCACCCCGAACGCATCGCCGGCATCGTGCGCGGCATCGCCGACGCCTGCGTCGTCGCCGGTGCCGCACTGCTCGGTGGCGAGACGGCCGAACACCCCGGCCTGCTCGGCCCCGATGAGTTCGATGTCGCGGGCGCGACCACTGGTGTGGTCGAGAAGGAGCGCATCCTGGGCGCCCAGCGCATCCGTCCCGGCGACCAGCTCGTCGCGATGGCGTCGTCGGGTCTGCACTCCAACGGCTACTCCCTCGTACGCCGGATCCTCCTCGCCGACGCCGGCTGGGAACTCGACCGTGACGTGCCCGAACTCGGGCGTACGCTCGGCGAAGAGCTCCTGACGCCGACCCGGGTCTATGCCCTCGACTGCCTCGACCTCGCCGACACCGTCGAGGTGCATGCGATGAGCCACGTCACCGGCGGCGGACTCGCCAACAACCTGGCCCGCGTGCTGCCCGAAACGCTCGGCGCCACCATCGACCGGTCCACCTGGGCGCCGGCCCCGATCTTCGATCTCGTCCAGCAGGTCGGCAAGGTGTCCCAACCCGACATCGAGGCGACCCTCAACATGGGCGTGGGCATGGTGGCCGTCGTGGCGGCCGGTGCGGCCGATGAAGCGGTCGCCCATCTGGGCCGCCGGGGCGTACCCGCCTGGATTCTCGGCGAGGTCACCGACACCCCCGGGGGGAATGTCGAGATGAAGGGTCAACACGCCAAAGGCTGA
- a CDS encoding DUF3073 domain-containing protein yields the protein MGRGRAKAKQTKVARELKYRSINTDFSSLERELRGPVDHDEDSYDDVPDAYADLAARYETPEDDDYEGLRKSG from the coding sequence ATGGGGCGCGGCCGTGCAAAGGCGAAGCAGACCAAGGTCGCTCGCGAGTTGAAGTACCGTTCGATCAACACGGACTTCTCCTCTCTCGAGCGTGAACTCCGTGGTCCGGTGGACCACGACGAGGATAGTTACGACGATGTTCCGGATGCGTATGCGGATTTGGCAGCGCGTTACGAGACCCCCGAAGACGACGATTACGAGGGTCTGCGTAAGTCCGGTTGA
- a CDS encoding alpha/beta hydrolase produces MSSELTLHDWQPDLLVGFEQCPLLLGIPDERLGGDPIEGPVATLVRPVDHLRSDRAVLFLHGWNDYFFQTHVADYWREQGYAFYALDLRRYGRSWVEGQLRGYASDLSEYFEEINLAVSELQAHHTRLVLMGHSTGGLIASLYAHEHPGLFDALVLNSPWLELQGGPLARALGPVIKSLGQQRPTAALRLSDVDFYKKTIHASEGGEWDYDLGLKSSAIAEIRVGWLRAILRGHDRVAEGLSIDCPILVLCSARSDFARKWSDELRSADVVLDVKQIAKRAVNLGRLVTVVRIEGAVHDVTLSPEPVRLRAFAEITRWLSAYGPDRAYAAAE; encoded by the coding sequence TTGAGCTCTGAGCTGACCCTGCACGACTGGCAACCCGACCTCCTGGTCGGGTTCGAACAATGTCCGCTGCTCCTGGGTATTCCCGATGAACGGCTCGGTGGTGATCCCATCGAAGGGCCCGTCGCCACGCTGGTGCGGCCTGTGGATCACCTCCGGTCCGATCGGGCTGTGCTGTTCCTGCATGGCTGGAACGACTACTTTTTCCAGACCCATGTGGCGGACTATTGGCGTGAGCAGGGCTATGCGTTCTATGCGCTCGACCTGCGGCGCTATGGCCGGTCCTGGGTGGAGGGTCAGCTTCGGGGTTATGCGAGTGACCTCAGCGAATACTTCGAGGAGATCAATCTCGCCGTGTCCGAGCTCCAGGCGCACCACACCCGTCTGGTGCTGATGGGGCATTCGACCGGTGGCCTCATCGCGTCGCTCTATGCGCATGAGCATCCGGGGCTCTTCGATGCCCTCGTGCTGAACTCGCCCTGGCTGGAGCTGCAGGGCGGGCCGTTGGCGCGCGCCCTCGGGCCCGTGATCAAGTCGCTCGGGCAGCAGCGACCGACCGCGGCGCTGCGGTTGTCGGATGTCGACTTCTACAAGAAGACGATCCACGCCAGCGAGGGCGGGGAGTGGGATTACGACCTCGGACTCAAGTCATCGGCGATCGCCGAGATCCGGGTGGGGTGGTTGCGGGCGATCCTGCGCGGCCACGACCGGGTGGCCGAAGGCCTGTCGATCGATTGCCCGATCCTCGTGCTGTGTTCGGCCCGATCCGACTTCGCCCGGAAGTGGTCCGACGAGCTCCGAAGCGCCGACGTCGTTCTCGATGTGAAACAGATCGCCAAGCGGGCGGTCAACCTCGGTCGGCTCGTCACCGTCGTCCGCATCGAGGGGGCCGTGCACGATGTGACGCTCTCGCCCGAGCCGGTACGCCTGCGGGCCTTCGCCGAGATCACGCGCTGGTTGTCGGCCTACGGGCCCGATCGGGCGTACGCCGCAGCCGAGTAG
- a CDS encoding NAD(P)/FAD-dependent oxidoreductase, producing MAKVRAVIVGGGFGGLRAAEELARHGCSVTLIDRNAYSTFQPLLYQVATGGLNPGDITYSLRSFTGRFRRTMRFRRATVTGIDTGQRRVITDVGDPIPYDYLVLAAGVGANYFGIPGAAEHARAIYTRAEALEVRDLVFGRIEALTVADPGSSVSMVVVGGGATGVEMAGALAEMKQQGLPIAYPEIAPDRVRIILVEMGPQLLAPFRRRLRNYTLKQVQKRGVDVRLNTGIEAVHADSVTLSDGTTEQADVVIWGAGIGGHSEVADWGLVQGAGGRLVVDDDLRASGQDRIFAVGDCAITPENPLPQVAQPAIQMGLHAARMILALEAGETTRPFAYADRGSMATIGRSAAVVELPVGPNLTGFPAWLAWVVLHLAYLLGGRNRIAAMVNLGFRYLMYPRSANAIIGDLDRDLPQLER from the coding sequence ATGGCGAAGGTGCGGGCGGTCATTGTCGGTGGTGGATTCGGTGGGCTGCGGGCCGCCGAGGAACTCGCTCGTCACGGATGCTCGGTCACGCTGATCGACCGGAATGCCTATTCGACTTTCCAGCCGCTGCTCTATCAGGTCGCCACCGGCGGGCTGAATCCCGGTGACATCACCTATTCGCTGCGGTCGTTCACCGGCCGCTTCCGCCGCACCATGCGGTTCCGGCGCGCGACGGTGACGGGCATCGACACCGGGCAACGGCGCGTGATCACCGATGTCGGCGACCCGATTCCCTACGACTATCTCGTCCTCGCGGCCGGCGTGGGGGCGAACTATTTCGGCATCCCGGGGGCGGCGGAGCATGCCCGGGCGATCTATACGCGGGCCGAGGCCCTCGAGGTGCGCGACCTGGTGTTCGGCCGGATCGAGGCGCTCACCGTCGCCGACCCCGGGAGCAGCGTGTCGATGGTGGTCGTCGGCGGCGGGGCGACCGGCGTGGAGATGGCCGGAGCGCTGGCCGAGATGAAGCAGCAGGGACTCCCCATCGCCTATCCCGAGATCGCCCCGGACCGCGTGCGGATCATACTGGTCGAGATGGGCCCGCAGCTGCTGGCTCCGTTCCGGCGACGGCTGCGGAACTACACGTTGAAGCAGGTCCAGAAGCGCGGCGTCGACGTGCGGCTCAACACGGGCATCGAGGCCGTCCACGCCGATTCCGTGACGCTCTCCGACGGGACGACCGAGCAGGCCGACGTCGTCATCTGGGGTGCCGGCATCGGTGGTCACTCCGAGGTGGCCGACTGGGGACTCGTCCAGGGCGCGGGTGGCCGTCTGGTCGTCGATGACGACCTGCGCGCCTCCGGGCAGGACCGGATCTTCGCCGTCGGTGACTGCGCGATCACCCCCGAGAACCCGCTGCCGCAGGTCGCCCAGCCTGCGATCCAGATGGGCCTGCACGCGGCCCGGATGATTCTGGCGCTCGAGGCCGGCGAGACCACCCGACCTTTCGCGTACGCCGACCGCGGCTCCATGGCCACCATCGGTCGCAGCGCGGCCGTGGTCGAGCTCCCGGTGGGACCCAATCTGACGGGCTTCCCGGCCTGGCTGGCGTGGGTGGTGCTGCACCTGGCCTACCTGCTCGGCGGCCGCAATCGCATCGCCGCCATGGTGAACCTGGGCTTCCGCTATCTGATGTATCCCCGCAGCGCCAACGCCATCATCGGCGATCTCGACCGGGATCTGCCGCAGCTCGAGCGCTGA
- a CDS encoding fructosamine kinase family protein, with amino-acid sequence MDFTKRDTRAPEGFFDAEAAGLRWLGEAHGARVVTVRDVGPHHITLERLQTHPPTVSEAEEFGRALAQTHAAGADAWGAPPPGSGDGGFIGPLPQANLPCARWGVFYAHHRVRPFLEQAVERGAVDSAGRQVIERVCERLENGDFDDDSAPARIHGDLWSGNVITTPGRWTMIDPSAHGGHRITDLAMLSLFGNAHLGATFAAYAEAAALEPNWRALIPLHQLHPLLVHAVLFRAGYGASAVAAAEAYA; translated from the coding sequence ATGGACTTCACCAAGCGCGACACCCGGGCACCCGAGGGCTTCTTCGATGCCGAGGCGGCGGGATTGCGATGGCTGGGTGAGGCCCACGGTGCGCGGGTCGTCACCGTGCGCGACGTCGGCCCCCACCACATCACCCTCGAACGCCTTCAGACCCATCCCCCGACGGTGAGCGAAGCCGAGGAGTTCGGACGAGCGCTCGCGCAGACCCACGCGGCCGGCGCCGACGCCTGGGGCGCGCCGCCGCCGGGGAGTGGCGACGGCGGTTTCATCGGTCCTCTCCCCCAGGCGAACCTCCCCTGCGCCCGCTGGGGTGTGTTCTATGCCCACCACCGGGTCCGGCCGTTCCTCGAACAGGCCGTCGAGCGCGGCGCCGTCGACTCCGCCGGCCGGCAGGTGATCGAACGTGTCTGCGAGCGTCTCGAGAACGGCGACTTCGATGACGACAGCGCGCCCGCGCGGATCCACGGTGATCTCTGGTCCGGCAACGTGATCACGACGCCCGGCCGGTGGACCATGATCGACCCGTCCGCCCACGGCGGTCACCGGATCACCGACCTCGCCATGCTCAGCCTGTTCGGCAACGCCCATCTCGGTGCGACGTTCGCCGCGTACGCCGAGGCCGCCGCCCTCGAACCCAACTGGCGGGCCCTGATCCCCCTCCACCAGCTCCACCCGCTGCTCGTGCACGCGGTGCTGTTCCGCGCGGGCTATGGCGCCAGCGCGGTCGCGGCCGCTGAGGCGTACGCCTGA
- a CDS encoding rhodanese-like domain-containing protein, protein MQETTVAELAQAGRDAILVDVRETEEYVEGHVPGAIHIPLGQLPQRADEVPEGEPVYVICRSGARSLRGADFLESVGRECLSVAGGTMGWIEAGHPVVTGRDRG, encoded by the coding sequence GTGCAGGAAACCACCGTCGCAGAATTGGCCCAGGCCGGCCGGGACGCCATTCTCGTGGATGTGCGCGAGACCGAAGAATATGTGGAGGGCCACGTTCCGGGTGCCATTCACATTCCACTGGGCCAGCTACCCCAGCGCGCCGATGAGGTGCCGGAGGGCGAACCCGTCTATGTGATCTGTCGCAGCGGTGCGCGCAGCCTGCGGGGCGCGGACTTCCTGGAGTCCGTCGGCCGCGAGTGCCTGTCGGTGGCCGGCGGCACCATGGGCTGGATCGAGGCCGGTCATCCCGTCGTCACGGGGCGTGACCGTGGGTGA